The genomic segment atagagtaTCAGAATATCGTTAAAACActatttccctttatttttttagaaaatgtcATTGCTCAGTCCAAACGACTCAATGCCTCCAGCTGAAATCAATGGCTCAATCCTCCAACCTCATATTTCGCCTGAATGTAGTTTTTAAAGCAGTTGGTCTGCTCCGTTATGACCGTCATGCCTTCTCTTTAGTCATTACTGACAGGCAAACGAAAAGTCCCTGCTCCCTCTAGCCAGAAGGCAGCAagaatatttttaacataaaacttAGATAAGACTTTGATGTTTCGACCagagattggtccaggccatgtctaacttcatagcaccacctgataggattatctaaatcctttttacagtcaagttttgtgaTATTATGGTTCACCCATCACTAGTATGTCTCCGGAGTTGTATTTTTGTAGGAAGGAATTGATTTTGTTGAGGCACTCTTCAAAGCACTTTAGAGGTGCTTGGGGTGGGGCCTGTAAAGACCAACAATGATTACGTTTTTGGCCTTGTGGCATATTGATATAGATTCACAATAGCCATTGGAAAATATGACCTTGGCATCAACTGAAAAGGAATCATGGAGAAAGATGTTTGTCCCCTCTTCGTTTCGTTCTTTACGATTTGCGCGGACGATTGTGAAATCTTTTATTTCTACCTCGGCATCGATATGTGCGCTGTTTAGGTGAGTTTCAGTAAGGATAAATAAAGGGAAGCAATGAGCCGTTTCGGCAAGCCAACTCTCTATGTATGGGATCTTCCATTTTGGGGCAATGAGTGATGGGTTGATGCCACGTACATTTAACAGGAATGTCGAGGTAAGGGTAGTTTGATGTTTGCATTGTTCTAAGTTACGTTTTATGTTGTTCAGAGGTAGCAATGAGGGTAGTTGTTGTATGGTGCTGTGTAAGTATGACTTTCTAGTTGGTGGTGGGTGGGTGTTCCTTCTGTTTTGCATAAATGACTGCTGATAGCTCGCTGGATCTCCTGGTTTGGGTCGGCTTCCATATTTTCTAGATAAGTTGACATTCACGTTTGTCATTGACGCGGAAATAGAATTCCAATGTAATTCTACATATCAACAATTTGTGGATATAAAAACGAATGGATGAGGAAGAGCTTCATCATTCCCTGTGCACTTCGCATGGGACCGAGTAATGATACTGTCTTACAGAACTTACTTTTTATCGTAAATGATCCCTGATATTACTACCAAACAAAGAATTTCGGTAAGTTATATATAATCTTCGACCTGACAGTCATCCAGAAGTGGTTGTCAAGAAAATCCTTATCATTTTCCACTGTGCTCTCGAGCACACCATTATTCTTGCTCTCCACCTTATTATTCCTCTATTGAATGGAGAGGTAGCCATTACGATTCAACCAAACAAAAGGAGTGTttaacttttatgtatgtatctgtataaacACATGTAATTTTGCAAAAGGATTTATAACATTTCTCAGCGTAGGTGCTGTCTTATTGGTACTTTTGTACTTGCAGTTTGTTTTGGCACTCATTATCTTCCTCAGACTTTCACGTAGAGTTTACCTCTTTGGTTTACTTTTACTGATTGTTGTCGTAACAAACTATCGTAATTGCAAAGTAAGTTCATATCTTCTCTTGTCTCTGTTTCACTCCTTTTCACAATTAGATCAACGGAAACGAAAACATGCAACCTAGAATTGTATGAACTGTTTCTCATCAATTGTCGtcttcagttttttgttttgtttaattccaGATGTCAACATCAGCTCCCTAACTGACAAGATAAAAGGGATCATCATTGGGATCCCTATACCGTTTCCAACGTCACAACCGGATGCTTGCACAGGGAAAGGTTTAACCTGTCCCCTGCTGCAAGGACGAAACTACACTTACCGCAATGTCATGTTTGTCCGCGACACATATCCAAGAGTAAGTAATAAATTCGACATTTTTATATTtgcacataatcatacatacatacatacatacatgcatacatacatacatacatgcatacacgagtACAACACTCAAAAAAACTGAAGTAGTTAGACGGTATTCGTCGCTTTATGAAAGATTTTCCTGTCTTTCCTGTGAGTTTTTCTGGTAACTATTTTGCAGTCACTGGTATCTCTGATTTAGTTACCTTTTGAATTTTTGTCTGTTACATTTTATGTGCCGTTTCCCTCTTCATTTTTTCCTGTGACTATTTTCTGTGACATTTTTCGTGTCACGTTTTCTTGTGACATTTTCTCGTGATTTTTGCTCTTGTAACTTTTTCCTCACACTTATTTCTGCGAGATTTTCCTGTTAGTTATTTCCAAAACTTTTCCCCTGTCACTTTCTCCTGTGACTTATGAATTCTTGCGTTCCCTTTTCCCTCTGACGTTCTCTTCTGACTTATGATACTCCTGAGAGTTTTTTCCAGTTACTCCCTCTCGGGAGTAGAGCCACGATTTGTTTAGCTACTCCTAGCAGCTCATCTGTTGCACCGAGGCAATTTTCTTTTGTGTAGTGGCGTTGAATTCCTTCGAGTTTCGCCGTTTGTTTGGATAGACACACATAagcgcgcgcgcgagcacacaaacacacacacacacacaatgatttgTATCCTCACCGGAGGACGCTTAGGGTTTTGAAAAGATCGATCATCGATTGCAGTGCAAACTTTTAAACACAAAATGAGAAATTCTACACTTGTGTTATGTATTGAATGCTACAATGAAAGTATTCcacgaatacatacaaacatagaaatacatacagacacacagatgtgtctgtgtttgtgtgtgtaagcgaaAACAAACATTGTTTGATTTTTCACTGAATTCTGNNNNNNNNNNNNNNNNNNNNNNNNNNNNNNNNNNNNNNNNNNNNNNNNNNNNNNNNNNNNNNNNNNNNNNNNNNNNNNNNNNNNNNNNNNNNNNNNNNNNNNNNNNNNNNNNNNNNNNNNNNNNNNNNNNNNNNNNNNNNNNNNNNNNNNNNNNNNNNNNNNNNNNNNNNNNNNNNNNNNNNNNNNNNNNNNNNNNNNNNNNNNNNNNNNNNNNNNNNNNNNNNNNNNNNNNNNNNNNNNNNNNNNNNNNNNNNNNNNNNNNNNNNNNNNNNNNNNNNNNNNNNNNNNNNNNNNNNNNNNNNNNNNNNNNNNNNNNNNNNNNNNNNNNNNNNNNNNNNNNNNNNNNNNNNNNNNNNNNNNNNNNNNNNNNNNNNNNNNNNNNNNNNNNNNNNNNNNNNNNNNNNNNNNNNNNNNNNNNNNNNNNNNNNNNNNNNNNNNNNNNNNNNNNNNNNNNNNNtatatatatatatatatatatatatatatatataataattatttcaaagttttGGCCCACGGGGAGCTTGGGGAAAGTGGGGatatatcgattacatcgaccccggtacgcaactagtacttattttatcgaccccgaaatgttgaaaagcaaagtcgacctcggcggaatttgaacacagaacgtagcgacgggcgaaatctcgctaagcattttgtccaacgtgctaacgattctgttcgCTTGCTGGAGTTACaatgtatataataacaaatacTTGAGGTTTACACACAAATGGTTGAACGATCAGTATACAATGGCTTTCGTTTGAGTAGGTCTATATGTAAGAGGACGAGAAACCTGAAACTTGAGCGAAAACAATCTCACTCAAAAGTTATGGTCTACGATGGAAACGGATTTCGGTGTTTCAGACGTAAAGACCAACGTGTAacaatgatatttaaaatataagaacaGGACGTAACGGGTTGGAATTTTATCGTTTGCGACTGAGAGGAAGTAATCGAGAAGTAGTTCCGTGTAAGGAACCAAGAGAACAGCACCAAACACGATCAAGAAGTCATTGACCGATGCAACGCTGGCGTCTGAGACAATCTGCAAGGGTGCAGAATATGTATGCTGATAGCTTACATCCGTTTTATGGCAATGACCAACGCTTGACTACCGGAGTGAGGATGTTTGTTTGAGGTGTCGAGTATGTATGTTGTGGTGTTAGGAACAGAGCGCTCTGAACCTGCTAAACCAACTGGTGCCGTCTGGAAACTTCGGAATGTGAAGGTGAAAGTAAGCGTCAACAATGTTGCTAATTTGTTAACTACCGTACATCAAGaagaaagattttatatatatatatatacatatatgtatacacacacacacacacacacatatatatatatatatatgtgtgtgtatatatataagatNNNNNNNNNNNNNNNNNNNNNNNNNNNNNNNNNNNNNNNNNNNNNNNNNNNNNNNNNNNNNNNNNNNNNNNNNNNNNNNNNNNNNNNNNNNNNNNNNNNNNNNNNNNNNNNNNNNNNNNNNNNNNNNNNNNNNNNNNNNNNNNNNNNNNNNNNNNNNNNNNNNNNNNNNNNNNNNNNNNNNNNNNNNNNNNNNNNNNNNNNNNNNNNNNNNNNNNNNNNNNNNNNNNNNNNNNNNNNNNNNNNNNNNNNNNNNNNNNNNNNNNNNNNNNNNNNNNNNNNNNNNNNNNNNNNNNNNNNNNNNNNNNNNNNNNNNNNNNNNNNNNNNNNNNNNNNNNNNNNNNNNNNNNNNNNNNNNNNNNNNNNNNNNNNNNNNNNNNNNNNNNNNNNNNNNNNNNNNNNNNNNNNNNNNNNNNNNNNNNNNNcacacacacacacacacacacatatatatatatatatatatatatatatatatatatactttttagaGTAGTAGTGGAATATCCTTCAGAGATGCATTGATGTTTACGATGAGTATATAGGTATAAATTATCCACCTGGGTACCGTACGGTACCCCGGTATAGTCCAGGTGTAGAAGTACCTGGGATTACCTAGGGTCGGCATTTCCATTATAATTCAACCGATGGTTAAATCCTTATATTTAAATACGTGATGTTATTCTCGTTCTTGTTTACGCATTTCATTTTTCAAGTCTAGACtaaacaaattcatttttttaactgGAAATTACGTTTATTTGTACGGCTTTTATAGATGGGTTTTTCCccgcctttttcttttctcttcgatCCAACGTCACAAAACTCGCTGATTGTTAATTCCTAATTAGGACAATAAGGTGGAGGCGTCACATATCTTTCATTGCTGACagcccctaaaaccatgacagttgcagaaaATCTTCTATGTATAACACTTGGAGCTTCAGAAAGGTTTACACATAACCAGCTgtcatttcttcttttaactttttGACCTTGGTCGATGCTTTtcttgtttaagagccttttagatctgatggtAGTGATTGTCTCCAGCTTTTTCGGACAAATTGACccttcctcatcatataagacttatacttgaacataaatagatataaatatatatatatactgaatatatatatNNNNNNNNNNNNNNNNNNNNNNNNNNNNNNNNNNNNNNNNNNNNNNNNNNNNNNNNNNNNNNNNNNNNNNNNNNNNNNNNNNNNNNNNNNNNNNNNNNNNNNNNNNNNNNNNNNNNNNNNNNNNNNNNNNNNNNNNNNNNNNNNNNNNNNNNNNNNNNNNNNNNNNNNNNNNNNNNNNNNNNNNNNNNNNNNNNNNNNNNNNNNNNNNNNNNNNNNNNNNNNNNNNNNNNNNNNNNNNNNNNNNNNNNNNNNNNNNNNNNNNNNNNNNNNNNNNNNNNNNNNNNNNNNNNNNNNNNNNNNNNNNNNNNNNNNNNNNNNNgtgtgtgtttgcttatagtAATAAATAACTTTGTTTATCGATATCTTAATTGACTGTAATTTTACTTATCGATTTTTCAGATCCGACTGATAGTGGAATGGGCCGTCGTGGATGCAGATAACACACCTGTTTTTTGTATTAAAATTCCCGCCCTAAtacaataagagaaagagagagagagagacgcgctGTTGTCAGCAGAACCCAGAGAATATaatttgaacaacaacaacaacaacaacaacaacaacagcagcaacagcagcaacagcagcagcagcaacaacaacaattataataataataataatagtcaagacgaagagcgcgatatTTCAACTGTAAGTCAGTCtttgttcaaccaataaaatatgaaatgcaatcgaatcgcgctctttgttttgactgtttacctttgtgaagagttacgtcaatcctttttaaaataataataataataataataatgataataataataataatgataatgataatagtaccAACAATGGCGACAGCgacaacaatagcagtaacaaAACTAGTTTCTGTAGTGTTATACCTCATTATTTGATGCAATTGAAAGAATTGGCCTTTAAGCATTTTATGATTAGCTCTTTGTCACATCATCTGTCTAGAACTTAGTGTTTGGTATTGATCAATTCGATGATGTTTGATTAATAAAGATCTTCGGATTTAACAGGGTCTTTGTTGTAATGTTTATGTTGCGGGTTTcgtaccttttatctttcattttcttttcaatcttttacttgtttcactcatcagactgcggccatgctgggctattgaagaggttttttttttgttccgttgaatgaatcgaccccagtacttattctatcggtcagttttgcTGACCCGccaagttatggagacgtaaacacacaaacaccggttatgaaccccgctgtactctttctctcactgtttcttcctgtttctgttgtacctgtatttcaaagggccagccttgtcacactctgtgtcccgctgaatatccccgagagctacgttaagggtacacgtgtctgtggagtgctcagccacttgcacgttaattccacgagtaggctgttccgttgatcggatcaactggaaccctcgtcgtcgtaaccgacggagtgccacgaacaTACGTAATTActagaattttaatatttttctaatttgtaatttgtagtgtatctttaaattaattatttttttgtcagGAGGGAAGGGAAAATACACTTCACTGTGGCCCCAAAACTGGTAGAAGGAAGGAATTTATTTCCAAACTGGAATCGTGGCTCGAATGCTTTTACTAGAATGGACTCCGTTAAGAACATCAGGTGGAGATACGCAATTAAGTAAACCATCCAGAAACActcaatatttttagtttttcttttctatcagaAGCTAAATGAATAAGCCTGGGAAAAAATTCATGTAACCAGTGGCCTCCTTCTTAGAAATATGTACCACGATGCATAATTTCACTTGCCTAGGTGCGAAACCGTGGCCTACAGCTTGAAACATATGATACATACCCATTGTATATAGAATTTTCGGGGCACATCCAACTACACCGAGTACAAGAGCAATGTTCCTCGGTGCGTTATCAGGATATCACTGgtttacacgcgcgcgcacacacacacacatacgcattctcTAATTTTGTCTACTgagtaaggcggcgaggtggcagaaacgttagcacaccgggcgaaacgcttagtagtatttcgtctgccgctaggttctgagttcaaattccgccgaggtcgactttacctttcatcctttcggggttgattaaataagtaccagttacgcactggggtcgatataatcgacttaatccgtttgtctgcccttgtttgtcccctctgtgtttagccccttgtgggcaataaagagataagaaacactagcaggccgggcgaaatgcttagcggtatttcgtctgtctttacgttctgagttcaaattccgtcgaggtcgactttgcctttcattctttcggggtcaatgaattaagtaccagttgcgtactggggtcgatctaatcgacaggtccccctcccccagaatttcgggccttgtaacTATAGNNNNNNNNNNNNNNNNNNNNNNNNNNNNNNNNNNNNNNNNNNNNNNNNNNNNNNNNNNNNNNNNNNNNNNNNNNNNNNNNNNNNNNNNNNNNNNNNNNNNNNNNNNNNNNNNNNNNNNNNNNNNNNNNNNNNNNNNNNNNNNNNNNNNNNNNNNNNNNNNNNNNNNNNNNNNNNNNNNNNNNNNNNNNNNNNNNNNNNNNNNNNNNNNNNNNNNNNNNNNNNNNNNNNNNNNNNNNNNNNNNNNNNNNNNNNNNNNNNNNNNNNNNNNNNNNNNNNNNNNNNNNNNNNNNNNNNNNNNNNNNNNNNNNNNNNNNNNNNNNNNNNNNNNNNNNNNNNNNNNNNNNgagagagagagagagagagagagagaggaaaagaaagagggagagagagagagagaggaaaagaaagagggtgagagagagtgagagagagaaagagagatagagagagaacatCACTGGGAAAACGTGACACAAAACGTCACAAGAAGTCACATGAAATTTTCAATGACTAATTAACATGTTTTCTCTATTCATGAACCA from the Octopus bimaculoides isolate UCB-OBI-ISO-001 chromosome 11, ASM119413v2, whole genome shotgun sequence genome contains:
- the LOC106884062 gene encoding NPC intracellular cholesterol transporter 2 homolog a, giving the protein MYVHTHHRCAHISIAWFTVKRLVFKMSARCLLVIAAVFPIFVAATPYLECDSAHGTVFDVRVSNCSAEGPCILTRNQNVSIEVDFAPNVNISSLTDKIKGIIIGIPIPFPTSQPDACTGKGLTCPLLQGRNYTYRNVMFVRDTYPRIRLIVEWAVVDADNTPVFCIKIPALIQ